The following are from one region of the Petrotoga mobilis SJ95 genome:
- a CDS encoding SAM hydrolase/SAM-dependent halogenase family protein has product MNHIAFLTDWGLSSYYVSVCKSVIKRINQNADIIDITHSAGHFNIKKYAAIIFRACQDFEEGTVFLCVVDPTVGSPRKPIALKTSKYNYYFVGPDNGLFTFVMQEFGVEKSVELSDKRFFYKTDYSSTFHGRDIFAPVAAYISKGINIDHFGPKTEKLANLDVQRPIIEDNKIICDYLYSDDFGNIETNLSSNHIEHLDLSKKVTVEINGTKEVVRVVKNYSEVKKGELLLHVDSSGFYEISANQSSAANKFNLTDDFEGKIKIYLEL; this is encoded by the coding sequence GTGAATCATATAGCCTTTTTAACGGATTGGGGGCTATCTTCATATTATGTCTCTGTTTGTAAATCTGTTATAAAAAGAATAAATCAAAATGCTGATATAATTGATATCACCCACAGTGCTGGACATTTTAATATAAAGAAGTATGCAGCTATAATTTTTAGAGCCTGTCAAGATTTTGAAGAAGGGACCGTCTTTTTGTGTGTTGTTGATCCAACCGTAGGTAGCCCAAGGAAACCGATCGCATTGAAAACGTCAAAGTACAACTATTATTTTGTTGGACCAGATAATGGTTTATTTACTTTTGTGATGCAAGAGTTCGGAGTTGAAAAATCTGTTGAGCTATCCGACAAGAGATTTTTCTATAAAACCGATTATTCATCAACATTTCATGGGCGTGATATATTTGCACCAGTGGCTGCATACATTTCTAAAGGTATCAATATCGATCATTTTGGACCCAAAACTGAAAAATTAGCAAATTTAGATGTGCAAAGACCTATTATTGAAGATAACAAAATAATATGTGATTATTTATATTCAGATGATTTTGGAAATATCGAAACTAACTTATCTTCCAACCATATAGAACATTTAGATTTAAGCAAAAAGGTAACAGTTGAAATAAACGGTACAAAAGAAGTTGTTAGGGTCGTGAAGAACTACTCTGAAGTTAAAAAGGGCGAATTATTGTTACATGTTGACAGCTCAGGATTCTATGAGATTTCTGCCAATCAATCCAGTGCGGCTAATAAATTTAACCTAACCGATGATTTTGAAGGGAAGATAAAGATATATCTTGAATTATAA
- a CDS encoding IMPACT family protein — MNYKSIKDPIEITYTVERSKFIGNIAKTNSVDEAQKFIKQISQMYNNATHNCWAYKVHEGGREIANYSDNNEPSGTAGKPIYGVIEKFGLLNVTIVVTRYFGGVKLGIRGLIDAYSKTAEDVVKASKVVTYEKVFIYEAKCDYSNFSFIQNLMQKQNNFKIIKQNFSDEVYFIFEVLEDNKEDVLSLIKNKVYKLNLVGNSEGTL, encoded by the coding sequence TTGAATTATAAATCAATAAAAGATCCGATCGAAATTACATACACTGTAGAAAGGTCAAAATTCATTGGTAATATCGCAAAGACCAATTCGGTTGATGAAGCACAAAAATTTATAAAACAGATTTCCCAAATGTACAATAACGCCACGCATAACTGTTGGGCTTATAAGGTGCATGAGGGAGGAAGAGAAATCGCTAATTATTCCGATAACAATGAACCATCAGGCACCGCTGGCAAACCTATATACGGTGTAATTGAAAAATTTGGTCTCTTGAACGTGACCATTGTTGTTACGAGGTATTTTGGAGGAGTGAAATTAGGGATTCGAGGTTTAATAGATGCCTATTCTAAAACAGCTGAAGATGTTGTTAAAGCTTCTAAAGTGGTTACCTATGAAAAGGTATTTATTTACGAGGCAAAATGTGACTACAGTAATTTTTCCTTCATACAAAACCTCATGCAAAAACAGAATAACTTCAAAATAATAAAGCAAAACTTTTCAGACGAAGTTTATTTCATATTTGAGGTATTAGAGGATAACAAAGAAGATGTGTTAT